From a region of the Merismopedia glauca CCAP 1448/3 genome:
- a CDS encoding serine/threonine-protein kinase — MRYCLNPDCPEPKNSSPVQVCQACGSRLLLHGRYQALKALAKGGFGATFIGVDLKSPNQLICVIKQLRPATTSLEFLKMARDLFDREARTLQKIGSHSQIPMLLDYFESEGRFYLVQEYIRGWTIQQEIRRVGSFTEHAVKQFLVEILPVLQYVHDQHVIHRDIKPANIIRREADKKLVLIDFGAVKTQVSQTAIMNSSENTALTAYAIGTPGYAPPEQMAMRPVYSSDIYALGICCIYLLLGKPPKDWDYNAITGDMLWKEQLRISAAFLQILEKMTEVRVSDRYKSAQEVLRVVQLEPYMDSLSQGLTTQPHKTIVSQTFAPRQSKASEARTHVQTPQNTHIQKSQKPLEVAIQAKPTTLPPKNPIKWSLSTLIAAYEAGNKDFAEQQLSGLNLQGANLSKASFYRANLTKVNLQKANLSQVNFGGASLNFANLKEANLTRAYFSFADLEGADLRGADLRGVYFNNANLRGANLSGANLSGAKISHEQLALAKTNWATTLPHGKRGIW; from the coding sequence ATGAGATATTGCTTAAACCCAGACTGTCCCGAACCGAAAAACTCCAGCCCAGTGCAGGTTTGTCAAGCATGTGGCTCTAGACTCTTGCTGCATGGTCGCTATCAAGCTCTTAAAGCCCTAGCCAAGGGTGGTTTTGGGGCTACTTTCATTGGAGTCGATCTCAAGTCGCCTAACCAGCTAATTTGTGTAATTAAGCAACTTCGTCCAGCAACTACTAGTCTAGAATTCCTGAAAATGGCGCGGGATTTGTTCGATCGCGAAGCTAGAACGCTACAAAAGATTGGTAGCCATTCCCAAATACCAATGCTGTTAGATTACTTTGAATCAGAAGGTCGATTTTATTTAGTTCAAGAATACATTAGGGGTTGGACGATACAGCAAGAAATTAGGCGGGTTGGCTCGTTTACAGAACACGCAGTCAAACAGTTTTTGGTGGAAATTCTGCCAGTATTGCAATATGTTCACGATCAACACGTAATTCATCGAGATATTAAACCTGCCAATATTATTCGTCGAGAAGCAGATAAGAAACTAGTCTTAATCGACTTTGGCGCGGTGAAAACTCAAGTTAGTCAAACAGCTATTATGAACTCTTCAGAAAATACAGCTTTGACTGCTTATGCTATTGGGACACCAGGATATGCTCCTCCAGAGCAAATGGCAATGCGCCCAGTTTACTCCAGCGATATTTATGCTTTAGGGATTTGCTGTATCTATCTGCTACTAGGTAAACCCCCAAAAGATTGGGATTACAATGCAATTACGGGTGATATGTTATGGAAAGAACAGTTACGGATTAGTGCTGCTTTTTTGCAAATCTTAGAGAAAATGACAGAGGTGAGGGTAAGCGATCGCTATAAATCAGCCCAGGAAGTCTTGCGGGTAGTGCAATTAGAACCCTACATGGATAGTTTGTCTCAAGGATTAACAACTCAACCCCACAAAACCATCGTTTCTCAAACTTTTGCACCCCGCCAATCCAAAGCTTCTGAAGCAAGAACTCATGTTCAGACTCCTCAAAATACCCACATCCAGAAGTCCCAGAAACCGTTGGAAGTAGCGATCCAAGCAAAGCCGACGACTTTACCCCCAAAAAATCCAATTAAATGGAGTTTATCTACTCTAATTGCTGCCTATGAAGCCGGAAATAAAGACTTTGCAGAGCAACAATTGAGCGGCTTGAATCTCCAAGGTGCTAATCTATCCAAAGCTAGTTTTTATAGAGCTAACCTAACTAAAGTTAATCTCCAAAAAGCTAATTTGTCTCAAGTAAATTTTGGTGGTGCCAGTTTAAATTTTGCTAACCTCAAAGAGGCGAATTTAACTCGTGCTTATTTTAGTTTCGCAGATCTAGAAGGCGCAGATCTACGAGGTGCAGATTTACGAGGTGTTTACTTCAATAATGCTAATTTACGAGGTGCTAACTTAAGTGGTGCTAACTTAAGTGGTGCTAAGATTAGTCACGAACAACTAGCCTTAGCAAAAACTAATTGGGCGACTACTTTACCCCACGGAAAGCGGGGAATTTGGTAA
- a CDS encoding metal-binding protein, with product MPSGRTHDRITLWTLPWVTLGTWFLTQASDAAIAVGGAFLFSGLMFGPDLDINSRQFQRWGCLRGLWIPYQKMLRHRSIWSHGLILGTMGRCLYLGFWLTIIVLPGLALAAFLGIPGWRSTITAISQHLLVIFGHKLCFSLLIGLELGAMSHSLSDWIGSAYKKRQRLRSRPIKSKKRS from the coding sequence TTACATTAGGGACGTGGTTTCTCACTCAAGCTAGCGATGCAGCCATAGCCGTGGGGGGAGCATTTCTATTTAGCGGCTTGATGTTTGGTCCCGATCTAGACATTAATTCCCGTCAGTTTCAAAGATGGGGGTGTTTGCGAGGTTTGTGGATACCTTATCAAAAAATGCTGCGCCATCGTTCGATTTGGTCCCACGGACTAATTTTAGGTACTATGGGACGGTGCTTATATTTAGGATTTTGGCTGACAATTATTGTTTTGCCAGGATTAGCTTTAGCGGCTTTTTTAGGTATCCCAGGTTGGCGATCGACAATTACAGCAATTAGCCAGCATTTATTGGTTATTTTCGGACATAAGTTGTGTTTCAGTCTCTTGATTGGTTTAGAATTAGGAGCAATGAGTCATTCTCTCAGTGATTGGATTGGTTCAGCTTACAAAAAACGTCAACGCCTCCGCAGTCGTCCAATTAAATCTAAAAAGCGCTCATAA
- the mazG gene encoding nucleoside triphosphate pyrophosphohydrolase, with amino-acid sequence MRDQNTLKSLAKLIEIVAKLRSPEGGCPWDLAQTPQSLIPYTIEEAYEVVEAIRSGNPEAIAEELGDLLLQVVLQAQIAQENGEFTLNDVVQGISEKLIRRHPHVFGNVEVSTAEEVRQNWEEIKAKEKGDSQLLSSKLSDYPRKLPPLMAAMKISQKAAQAGFEWENIAGVWDKFEEELAELKEALETEERSHQQAELGDLLFTIVNLARWYDLDPTEAIASTNQRFISRLQKMESLAPKALEAYTIKELESWWQEAKSQLS; translated from the coding sequence ATGCGCGACCAAAATACCCTAAAATCATTGGCAAAGCTGATCGAAATTGTAGCTAAACTGCGATCGCCAGAGGGTGGCTGTCCTTGGGATCTGGCGCAAACTCCTCAAAGTTTAATCCCTTATACCATAGAGGAAGCTTATGAGGTGGTAGAAGCCATTAGAAGTGGCAATCCTGAAGCAATAGCTGAAGAATTAGGCGATTTACTCTTACAAGTAGTTTTACAAGCCCAAATCGCTCAAGAAAATGGGGAATTTACTCTCAATGATGTAGTTCAAGGTATTTCTGAAAAACTGATTCGCCGCCACCCCCATGTATTTGGCAATGTAGAAGTTAGTACAGCAGAGGAAGTACGGCAAAATTGGGAGGAAATCAAAGCTAAAGAGAAAGGAGATTCTCAGTTACTCAGTTCTAAATTAAGCGATTATCCCCGTAAATTGCCACCGTTGATGGCAGCGATGAAAATATCCCAAAAAGCGGCTCAAGCTGGCTTTGAATGGGAAAATATAGCAGGGGTATGGGATAAATTTGAGGAAGAATTGGCAGAGTTGAAAGAGGCTTTGGAAACTGAGGAGCGATCGCATCAACAAGCTGAGTTAGGAGATTTACTTTTTACTATAGTTAACCTAGCTAGGTGGTACGACTTAGATCCAACAGAGGCTATCGCCAGTACCAATCAAAGGTTTATCAGTCGGTTACAAAAAATGGAATCTTTGGCTCCAAAGGCTTTAGAAGCTTACACCATAAAAGAGTTAGAATCTTGGTGGCAAGAAGCAAAATCCCAACTTAGTTAA